The following nucleotide sequence is from Vitis vinifera cultivar Pinot Noir 40024 chromosome 14, ASM3070453v1.
cctgaaagaaatgaaatttcttGGAGTGCAATGATTGCTAGGTATAGTCAGAGTGGTTATGCTGAAGAAGCGTTGAAACTCTTTTCGAAAATGGTTCAGGAAGGGTTTAAACCAAATATCTCTTGTTTTGCTTGTACTCTCAGTGCATTGGCTAGCCTCAGGGCTTTATCAGCAGGTATAAACATCCATGGACATGTTACAAAAATTGGGATTGATAAAGATGTCTTCATCGGCAGCTCACTTATTGACTTGTACTGTAAATGTGGCAAACCTGATGATGGACGCTTAGTGTTTGACTTGATTTTGGAGAAGAATGTGGTTTGTTGGAATTCTATGGTAGGTGGGTATAGTATCAATGGTCGATTAGAAGAAACTGAGGAATTGTTTGAGCTGATACCAGAGAAAAATGATGTTTCTTGGGGCACTATAATTGCTGGTTATTTAGAAAATGAACAATGTGAAAAGGTGTTAGAAGTTTTCAATACTCTACTTGTATCAGGGCAGACCCCAAATAAATCCACCTTCTCAAGTGTTCTTTGTGCTTGTGCAAGTATAGCTTCGTTGGACAAAGGGATGAATGTCCATGGTAAAATCATAAAACTTGGAATTCAATATGACATCTTTGTAGGCACTGCACTTACTGATATGTATGCAAAATGCGGGGATATTGGGAGTTCTAAACAGGTCTTCGAGAGAATGCCTGAGAAGAATGAGATCTCATGGACTGTGATGATTCAAGGACTTGCAGAAAGCGGCTTTGCAGTGGAATCTCTGATTCTGTTTGAAGAAATGGAAAGAACTTCAGAGGTTGCTCCTAATGAGCTCATGCTTCTGTCAGTTCTTTTTGCCTGTTCTCATTGTGGGTTAGTTGATAAAGGACTCTGGTACTTCAATTCGATGGAGAAGGTTTATGGTATAAAGCCTAAGGGTAAGCACTACACTTGTGTGGTGGATTTACTGTCTCGATCAGGACGCCTCTATGAGGCAGAAGAATTTATTAGAACCATACCATTTCAACCTGAGGCTAATGCATGGGCAGCTCTATTGAGCGGTTGTAAGAAGTACAAAGATGAAAAGATAGCAGAAAGAACAGCTAAGAAACTGTGGCAGCTGGCAGAGAATAATTCTGCAGGATATGTTTTGTTGTCAAATATTTATGCTTCAGCTGGGAGATGGATTGATGTCTCAAATATTAGGAAATTAATGAGGGAGAAGGGATTGAAGAAGAGTGGTGGGTGCAGTTGGGTCGAGGTGAGGAACCAAGTACATTCATTTTATTCCGAAGATGGAAGCCATTCCCAATCAAATGAGATTTATGGAACTTTACAGCTACTAAGATCAGAAATGCTGGTTCTTTGAAGGGCAGTGGGTTGATCAGTTTTCCAATGAAGTGGAGCTGATCAACCAAGTTGGCCTCAAAATCTTAGCATAATTCCTGCCTGCATTGCTGGACCAGAAAGTTTGCTTGTGCATGCCTACTCCCCGAACAAGAGACTGGATCAGTTCATATCTGGCTGTTGtttcattcaaattttttttgttgataaagATCAAGTGAAGCCTCCTAGACTCTGCTAAGGGCAATTGAATGCCTGGcctgcttttaaaaaaaaagtccattGCCTGAACACCTGGAGAATTTTGTTAGGTTGGTAATGGCAAGAACCTAATTCATCCAAGTTTCAGCCAAAAATCCAGTTGCTTGATTTTTCGAATTTGATCTCACTACCTTGGGAATAAGAAACAGAGTTTTTTCAGTAATGTACAAGGGTCAAGACATGTGGTGGGAGCTAATGCAGGCAATGCCTCTTGTTTAAGGTACTAGTTGTTAAAATCCTTACACAACAATTATCGTTTAATAAACTAAACAAATATCTGTAATGCCACAAACCCAGAGAGTTTCTCTTCCTCTGTTCCTTGGCATGACTTTTATACATTCCTGTTTAACTATCCTTTAAGCAACCATGATTCACAATGAAGCACATATTTAGCACTTAAGTACTTGTACATGTCAATCAGAGTGGTGAACTTGCACAGAAGAATTAACTGAACTTCTATATTTCCTTTCTATTTACAAGTACAAAAAGCTTGGATCCTTAGGAACAAAAGCTACTTCTTCAGCATACCATGGCCAGGTTTCCAAAAGGCCAAGGAATTTCAAATTTGTGATAAACTACAGAGGTTTAGACAAAATGTCAGGTTATAGACGAGGTATTCTATTTTTAGATATTATCCATTTTCCTCGATTGAATTGAGGGATTCAGACTCGGCCAATAGCTCTGCGTACTCACAACGAACATCTTCCAGCTGTCTTTTAAGTTGTTGCATCTGCACCGAAATTAGAACACTGATCTTAATTGAAAGACAATGATGGAATAGTATTTCTTTTCTGAGATGGTAGAATTTGGGACTGAAGCacaaaattaatatcaaaagGATTGTGTTAATGCCACAAGCCAAAGATGCCAGTATGTGTGCTTGgatctttcatttattttagtgAAATACCTTCAGGTTAAGTTCTTGCTCTGTTTTCTCATATTCCAATAACCTGAAAGAGAAAACGCTGAGGAATTCAGAAGATATTCAGATACTtgaaaattatatgaaattatGAGGAAGTCTTCATTGAGCCATATCAGGATTATATTACTGGTCTAGAGAGCCTGTTCTGATAATATGGCTAGCCACCCCCATCATCCCGCCCCACACCAACTTAACTATTGCTGGACTTTTATTTCAGGCAATGATTGCAATAACTTAGCCCAATTCTAGCCTGTTATGTTTATCAAAGATCAAAGCGGAGTGCAGGTCTAAAATTTGCCATCTCAACTAAAAAATGTGTTCAAAATAATAGGAAACCAAACCTTTGTCTCAATTATTGAAACATATAAATTCAAGTCACATAtaccataaatttgaaattcacaTGAGACTTTTGCTGGCTCTAGAAATAATTATGTAACACTATGTGTTCTATACTCACTGTGACTGtagcttttcattttcttgcataATACTCAATGTCTCTTGATCTTGAGATTCGGACACAGCCTACCACAAAAGACAGCAAGCATAAGTAACAAGGATTCCCTTCTTAGCAAGTAAGCTTACTATTAAAAGAGTCTGGAGAAAGAAAAACTTGAAGCCATGGTTGAGTGATTATTGTTAACCAAGCTGACAAAACCCCAAGATCACAGAAATACATTTATTTGGTGAGCACAGTAGTATCGAATAGTACATAGTGTTACAAAGATGCATTATAGTTCTTCAAGGTGAAAGGAAAAAAGGGGCTTTTTAGTGCACCAAGTGAGTCGCAAAGCAACAAAGAAGCAAATTAAGAAAGTGCCAAGGAAATCTATAGTGAACTAAAAACACATGCCCCTGTTTCTTAGTTGCACCTATTCCGAATATGTCAAGAATTAGTATgtcagatatatatatatatatatatatcccattCCATGTATTCTGACacaagaaatttatatattttaaagtgcACAAGTAATTAGAATATTATATCATTTGTTTCGCAACAATCTCTCCTGTCTCCAAGCAAGAAACCTTCTTATCACATCAGCTTAATATAGGAAATGTAAATCTATCTACCTGTGTGAATTACATCCATCTAGACTCTTGTTGCATGCTCTCGTCATCAGAAACTTATTCAGATAGATCCAGCACTCCTCTTTTTGTCCTTATtcatcatattattttattcaagttGATTGACAACCAAACTGGAATTTCAGACAAAATCTGTCAACAAAAGGGAAGTGAATGTTGATGTGGTACTATTGAGAGATCTTGTGAGGCTACTGTCCATTCTCACCAGACcatgataaagaaaaaatgagCTATAGATTAGACCTACACCTCCCAAAAAGACCCATTTCCCTTGGTCTAAACTGAACACAAGAATGCAAAATACCTCGTAACATTAAAACCAATTGACATATTGACTAGcactaattttttgtttgataggcGTACTAGAATATTTGTTGATAGTGTCTCAAGAAAAACACacacaccaaagtacacaagaCATACACAAAAGGTTCCAAACCACAAAGATAAGAAaaggagaaataaaaaacatctcCTTCTGATCAAAAGTGTCcgaccaatcaacaaaatctaacATAGACAATGAGCCTTCATCTAAAAACTTCTAAGCCCAAAGCCAAAGAAAAACTCAAGAATTTTAGAGCATGATCCACTTGTTCAACATTTTCAAATGCTCTATGACCCCTTTCCTTCAAATGGCCTAGAATAAGCATAACAGGGAGCTCTCCACACTTTCCTACATTTCTTCCCCCAAAATTTCCATGCCAACTTAAAGGAGTATCTCCTAATGTAGAAGGCAATACTAATTCAACGTGAAATAAAGAGCATAACTAGTGTCACAAGATCCTTGTTTTAGCATATTGAAAAAGGATATGATCAGCCAATTCTCCTTCACCCTTTGCAAAGGTGCCATCTGTTCTTGACTAGCCTTGACTTTTCAATTTCAATCAACAGAATTTTAAGAGTGTCATATCATGACTAAAATTGTAGGCAGACCAAAACCATCTCCTTATAATGTCCAACATATCTGTATATGTTTTCTAGTATATATTGGCATTCAGGTTAATTACGATGGGAATTCCTAATGTCAACAAAAATGTGAGATAGGCATCACTCAGCAAACCTTTTCTTCCCTATTGCATAGGATATCAGTTGAATCTGGCCCTGAGCCTTTGTGCCTTTTTGCATGTTCTAGTTCCACAGGGGGTTTGTGCTGCTTCCACTTTGTATGCAATCCTGTTCAGGCATCATAAAATAAATGTGGATTAGTAAGTGCAAATTTTCATCCCATATTCCATTATAATAACTAATTGAGTTGGGCCAAAGGGTTTGATACAATTGCTTCATATGATTCAGTAACAAGCTATTGCTGACTCAGAAGTGTACCTTGCTGGGAACTAATTTGGTAGCTATCAACAGGTTTTCCTGGGTTTCTAGCTGAGACATGAGGTGGAGTAGTTCCGGCAAATTGAAAGGACCCAATTGCAGAAGAAGCATCTTTTGAACTATCAACTACATGGCAACTGTGGTTCATTAACACAGGCTCTGAACAACCATGAGTTCTTGAATAGAGTGATTCCTGAGAAGGCACTGGCGCTCGAGTTTTTTTCACTTGCTGATAACCAATCAGCTCACAATGAGAATCCCTGCCATGATTCAATAAAgatgaagttcatttttttaataggtaatttttattctctttttacaAGCAATTGAACCTGGAGCCTCCCCATCCCCACCCCAACACCTTGCTATCTGAACAAGACCTCAGGCCCCAGAGAAATGCAGTAAATATGGCATGGAATTATGTTAAGAAAAGCTCATCAATTTATTGCAATCTTTTAACAAAACCTAGGCAAATACAGAAGATATAGAGACACAATGAGGACAGCATAAAGTGATCAACAGAGGTCTGAAACTAGCTTAATATGGACTGAAATTCCATCAGAATCTTGAATTAACTCTAAAAGACCCAAAAACTTCATGTCAATCCCTAACTCTACCAAGCAATCTTGAAATATCAGAGCcttctaatatttcaaaagcAGCATAAACTATAGATTTATCTATAGTTTACCAAGCTCTACCGAAATATTATTGCTTTTGAATTTCCTATAGTACATGTCTCAAAAGAATGTCTTTCAAAAACATTAATATTTCTCTAAATCTTAAAACCTTTCAAGGTGTTTTTGACATTCTTTCCCATCTGCTTGTGTATTTCAACAAAATGACATTCAGTTTCCCTCTACAATTTTTCTCAATATAAGTATGTTACATAATAGAAACACCAGTGGGATTATGGGTACTATTTCCTATTATGATCATATCATAACCCAGACTGAGCAGAATTCTGCTTCACTAGTCTTGATTCTAACACATGGCCGTTTAATATTAGTATTGTTAGAGAATTAGTGAAATAATTTCCAGATTGTATAGCCCACATAGATTGGGATTTAGTTTGAATTTGTCTCTTTTTATGTACAGTTCCAATCAACCCAAGATGacagaaaaattgaaaacctctTCCACTGCTACCCAAACAACCATAAACACTCAAAATCCCAGTCTCCCGAAATTCGATGCTTAGCATGAggaggattcttagatattgtCTTAGTTATGGAACTCAATGCAACTTAGAGATCAACAGAACTCAACCAAATGAGGGAATTATATTTTAGATCTCCTTAGAGAACTAGACTATGGGGGTGTCAGCTAGCAAATACACCAACAAAAGTTGATCATAATTTTGATGAAGGACAAGAGAGTTCTCCaattgagagagagaggtaTCAATGCTTGGTAAGTAAGTTAATTTACCTATCACATGCTAAACTTGATATAACATATGTTGTGAGTGTGGTGACCCAATTATGCACAATCCTAATGAGATACACATGGAGGCAATTACTCAGAAACTTGAAGTTGACTCCTGGCAATGGTATTTTATTTCAGAAAACTAGGAGGATGACACTCAAGTTTTATGTGGATGCTGATTGGACAGGATAAATCATTGATAGGAGGTCAACATCTAGCTATTGTACTTTCTTGGGAGAGAATTTGGTAACTTGGAGGAGTAAGAAATAGTCTATGGTTGCTAGGTTGAATGTTGAAGCAGAATTTTGAACCATCACACATTGACTATGTGATTTTCTTtggataaaaattattctcagtGGTCTTAAGAGTAAGTTGGGAAGGTCCTATGAAGCTCCACTTTGATCAAAATCTAATTCAATATGGTTGAATTAAGCATGTTGAAGTTAATCTTGATTTCATCAAGAAGAAATTGGATTGTGGATTGGCATGCACACCCCCCTACATATCATTAGAAAGATAGTTGACCAACATACTGACCATGGAACTTACAACTCAACCACTCTAATCTATCACAAACAAGATGAGAATGAAGAATATTTACTCACCAGCTTAAGAGGAAATGTTGGAGAATTGGTGTAATTATCCTCAGATAATACAACCTGTATGGGTTATAGGATTTAATTTgaacttgtttctttttctgtaTAGTTGACATGATTTATTTCCTGTAATTAGTGGAGTGATTTAGTAGCTAATTTCTTTCCTGTAATTAATGGCTCATTTGAGGGAGTAATTCTAAGCCTAAAATAGAgtaatttcctttcctttttctcattttaaacattataaataGGTTGTAAATATATCCAATGAATATACATGTATTATT
It contains:
- the LOC104881668 gene encoding pentatricopeptide repeat-containing protein At2g13600; amino-acid sequence: MATTFRTLLAIDPKKSFRAYAQTCVSLLKKFSNQGLITQGNVLHAHLIKTGFSSQRYIAIKLLILYLNCRKFAEIDQIVKEFDGSDLVVSNCMISAYVQWGNLVQARLLFDEMPERNEVSWSALISGLMKYGRVEESMWYFERNPFQNVVSWTAAISGFVRNGLNFEALKLFFRLLESGVRPNDVTFTSVVRACGELGDFGLGMSILGLVVKAGFEHYLSVSNSLITLSLRMGEIDLARRVFDRMEKRDVVSWTAILDAYVETGDLREARRIFDEMPERNEISWSAMIARYSQSGYAEEALKLFSKMVQEGFKPNISCFACTLSALASLRALSAGINIHGHVTKIGIDKDVFIGSSLIDLYCKCGKPDDGRLVFDLILEKNVVCWNSMVGGYSINGRLEETEELFELIPEKNDVSWGTIIAGYLENEQCEKVLEVFNTLLVSGQTPNKSTFSSVLCACASIASLDKGMNVHGKIIKLGIQYDIFVGTALTDMYAKCGDIGSSKQVFERMPEKNEISWTVMIQGLAESGFAVESLILFEEMERTSEVAPNELMLLSVLFACSHCGLVDKGLWYFNSMEKVYGIKPKGKHYTCVVDLLSRSGRLYEAEEFIRTIPFQPEANAWAALLSGCKKYKDEKIAERTAKKLWQLAENNSAGYVLLSNIYASAGRWIDVSNIRKLMREKGLKKSGGCSWVEVRNQVHSFYSEDGSHSQSNEIYGTLQLLRSEMLVL